Proteins encoded together in one Diabrotica undecimpunctata isolate CICGRU chromosome 3, icDiaUnde3, whole genome shotgun sequence window:
- the LOC140437901 gene encoding uncharacterized protein — protein MNSKDSKTLENLKNMVGSRICAIVEKAKAENLTVDESTNASDIAQASTSRAQNCNYLSNLTEECVSDDDSVKDPDYTDDDGENMDSNNNSYSSNYLVDNNGELEADDDEDVQLDKNLTENETETNNQIKKKRRHKKPETWKVTKRVEATLGGKEHINKSGKIVKAKAMKPPCPPCRLKCSEKIAEAVRQQIFENYWCNTKNWELKRQFVRSHITPKSVIRRRPKNHSKRPREVSISYNFDIKLDGGVKKIDVCKKFFLNTLNISETVVRNVLKNDNMGGFVAQDHRGRHEPINKTPEAVLDRVREHIKSFPCYESHYSRSKTAKKYLGPELSREKMYKLYTLKCEEDHIPNNEIVKLWLYKKIFNNDFNLAFKSVSVDTCDSCDRFMLQLKNCSEQETITLRRNYEQHLQEAESRYKMKANDKNESKKSAGKTKIIMCDLQKCLPTPCLTNNQSFYKLKLWTINFTIYDATENKSYCLIWDESEAGRGGHEIASALTKWAMTVLSQTDVEELVIWSDNCPSQNRNVMVMMSYFWLFNICPNLKVVNHKYLLRGHTHLEADQVHAIIERSVKKQPTMQIVTPWDWQQLISVVGAQVIKMDKDDFKNFEVLYSQSQSPFISKKKNADNNNFLISNVVQFQVKKDTPTIIFYKEAFEEIRPKELHVARRTATAINLPEQLPLRYQKPKGITQKKKDHLLILLQWIPSQFQEFYRNLVVTTKKVDDSDDE, from the exons atgaaTTCCAAAGACTCTAAAACtttggaaaatttaaaaaacatggtTGGATCGAGGATATGTGCGATTGTGGAAAAAGCAAAAGCTGAAAATTTGACCGTAGACG aatCGACGAACGCCTCTGATATTGCTCAAGCTTCAACAAGCCGTGCTcaaaattgcaattatttgtctAATTTAACTGAAGAATGTGTTAGCGATGATGATAGCGTAAAAGACCCCGATTACACAGACGATGATGGAGAAAATATGGACAGCAATAACAATAGCTACAGTAGCAATTATTTGGTAGACAATAATGGTGAATTGGAAGCAGATGATGATGAAGATGTTCAACTTGACAAAAACTTGACTGAAAATGAAACGGAAACTAATAACCAAATCAAAAAGAAAAGACGTCATAAGAAACCAGAAACTTGGAAAGTAACAAAAAGAGTAGAGGCAACATTAGGAGGAAAGGAACACATCAATAAATCAGGTAAAATTGTAAAAGCTAAAGCAATGAAGCCCCCTTGCCCTCCTTGTCGACTAAAATGTTCAGAAAAAATAGCAGAAGCTGTAAGACAGCAAATTTTTGAGAATTATTGGTGTAACACAAAAAATTGGGAGTTAAAGCGTCAATTTGTGCGCTCGCATATCACTCCGAAGAGTGTAATACGTCGTAGACCTAAAAACCATTCTAAAAGGCCGAGAGAAGTCAgcatttcttataattttgatataaagTTAGATGGAGGTGTAAAAAAAATTGACgtatgtaaaaaattttttttaaacactctaAATATTTCAGAAACAGTTGTACGTAACGTTCTAAAAAACGACAATATGGGAGGCTTTGTGGCACAAGACCATAGGGGAAGGCATGAACCAATTAATAAAACACCAGAAGCGGTTTTGGATCGAGTACGAGAGCACATTAAGTCGTTTCCGTGCTACGAAAGTCATTATTCTCGATCCAAAACTGCCAAGAAATATCTAGGACCAGAATTGAGCCGTGaaaaaatgtacaaattatataCCTTAAAGTGTGAAGAAGACCACATTCCAAATAATGAAATTGTTAAATTATGGctgtataaaaaaattttcaataatgattttaatttagcatttaAATCGGTTTCCGTGGATACTTGTGATAGTTGCGATCGGTTTATGCTACAATTAAAAAACTGTTCCGAGCAGGAAACAATAACATTACGGCGAAATTATGAACAACATCTTCAAGAAGCAGAAAGTCGATACAAAATGAAAGCAAACGATAAAAATGAAAGCAAAAAATCagctggaaaaactaaaattataatgtGTGATTTGCAGAAATGCTTGCCTACGCCCtgtttgacaaataaccaaagttTCTACAAGCTGAAATTATGGACTATAAATTTCACGATATACGACGCCACAGAAAATAAATCGTATTGCCTTATCTGGGACGAATCCGAAGCTGGAAGGGGTGGCCATGAAATTGCCTCGGCATTAACTAAATGGGCTATGACAGTTCTATCACAAACTGATGTGGAAGAATTAGTTATTTGGTCAGATAATTGCCCTAGTCAAAACCGCAATGTTATGGTAATGATGAGCTACTTTTGGCTTTTCAACATCTGCCCTAATTTAAAAGTAGTTAACCATAAATATTTACTGAGAGGACACACTCATTTAGAAGCTGACCAAGTGCACGCTATAATTGAAAGATCTGTAAAAAAACAGCCAACAATGCAGATCGTAACGCCTTGGGATTGGCAGCAATTAATCAGTGTCGTAGGTGCTCAGGTGATTAAAATGGACAAGGATGACTTCAAAAATTTTGAAGTACTTTACTCTCAATCTCAATCCCCATtcatcagtaaaaagaaaaatgccGACAATAATAATTTCCTCATTTCAAACGTAGTCCAATTCCAAGTAAAAAAAGACACACCGAccataattttttataaagagGCTTTTGAAGAAATTAGACCCAAAGAATTACACGTCGCTAGAAGAACAGCAACTGCGATCAATCTTCCAGAGCAGTTACCACTACGATATCAAAAACCAAAAGGGATCACACAAAAGAAAAAGGATCACTTACTAATCCTTTTACAATGGATCCCCAGTCAGTTTCAGGAGTTCTATAGAAATTTAGTTGTTACTACAAAAAAAGTTGATGATAGCGATGatgaataa